From the genome of Treponema peruense:
GTATTCTTGCCCGTGCGCTCAACTGCGAAAAGGGACCTACGGCAAGTCCGTGCGGACAGTGTCCGGCATGTCGTGAAATTGCAGCCGGTTCTTCCCTTGATGTTATAGAAATTGACGGTGCTTCGAATACCAGTGTAAACGACATAAGGCAGATTAAGGACGAGGTTCTTTTTCCGCCGAATTCATGCCGCTACAAGATTTATATAATTGACGAAGTTCATATGCTTTCTACAAGCGCCTTCAATGCACTTCTTAAAACAATTGAAGAGCCACCGCCATACGTTATTTTTATTTTTGCTACAACTGAACTTCAGAAAGTTCCCGCGACAATAAAATCACGCTGCCAGCAGTTTAACTTCAGGCTTGTTCCTGTAGAAAAAGTCAAGGAACAGCTTGCAGCCGCTGCTTCTGAAGCCGGAATTAAAGCTGATGACGAAGCTTTGTATTGGATAGCACGTGAAGCAACAGGAAGTATGCGCGACTCGTATACTCTTTTTGACCAGGTTGCGGCATTCAGCGACGGTGAAATTACTTATGAAAAGATACGCGACAAACTGGGGCTTGTTGGCGTTGACCGTCTTAACGAACTTTTTTCTCTTTGTGTAGATTCAAATTCAACTGATGCGCTTTTAAAGCTTGATGAATATCTTCAAAACGGAGTGAGCATTGAGCAGCTTATTTCCAACTGCACTGATTACCTCAGGAGTCTTCTGCTTATAAAGAGCGGCGTAAAAAAAGAGTCTCTTTTGGGGCAGTCCGCCGAGAGATATTCTGAAAAAGTTATTTCTGCGTGGAACAGTGTTCAGATGGAGCGCGCACTCGGAATTTTTCTTCAGTTATACCGCGATATAAGGTATTCGCTGAGTCCTCGTTACGAATTTGAACTGGCAGTGAGCAGACTCTGCTGGCTTAAGGATTATGTTTCTGCGGTCGAAGTAAAAAAAGCGGTGGACGCGGTTAAACCTTTGCTTATGAGAACAGCGGCTCCTTCTGCTGCTGTACGTAAAGCGGAGCCGGCGCAGTCCCAGACTGTGCGTCCTGTTTCTGCCGCGAAAATGCCCGGTGGAATGCCGACGTTCAGCGCTTTGGATGAAGAATCTGACGAAAGCGGGCCGACCGGTGAAAGTGAAGGCCCTTTTGATATAGGCGGAGCTGAACCGCCTGAAACAAATTCAGCCCGCGGTTCTTCGTGGTCCAATATTTCTGACAGTGAAGCCTTTGTTTCTGATGAAGCCGCTCCCGAAGATATGCCGCCTGTTTCTGAAGAGACTGTGCACGCGTCCGGAATTGATGCTTCAAGTGTGGAAAAGCTTCGTGAAACTTTGATTTCAGATCTGTCGGTTACGGACGGAATGCTTGCGAGTAATCTGATGCAGACGATGGACTGGAAACTTGAAGGAGATGAAGTAAGCGCCGTTACCGAAAACAAATTCGAGCATATGCAGATAATGCAGTCGGCGGCAAAAATTGCAGACTGTATTTCACAGGCATACGGAAGGCGCATTTCGTTCAAGATTTTATACCGTGAAAAAAGCGTGCAGAATTCCGTGGGAAAACTTCCTGAAGAAGTCGAAATTCTGCGTGATGTTTTTAAAGGCTCTATAATTGGCGGGGCATGATTTTAGTTACAGGAGATTTATATGAATCCGTTTGAGATGATGAAAAATCTGGCAGGAATGCAGACTCAGCTTAAAAATGCGCAGGAACAGCTTTCAAATATAACTGCTACCGGTTCTTCGGGCGGTAATATGGTTGTTGTTACACTTAACGGAAAATTTGAACTTGTTGATATTAAGCTTGATCCTATCTGTGTGGATAACCGCGATATTCCGATGCTTCAGGATCTTATACTCAGCGCTTTTCATGATGCAAGCCAAAAAATTCAGGAACAGATTAAATCTTCCCTTGGACCAATGCTTGCTGGAATGAACATGTAAGGGATTTCAAATTGAACGCTCTTGATGAAATAACTGAAAGTTTTTCGAGACTTCCCGGAATAGGAAAAAAATCTGCAGCCAGAATTTCAAATTACCTTTTGCGCACCGATGCTCTTTTTATGGAGCGCTTTTCGCAGCAGATTGCGAATCTTCAGAAAAGAATCAGGCCGTGTTCTGTCTGCGGTTCGTGGACAGAAAATGATCCCTGCCCAATCTGTTGTGACAGTACAAGAGACAGATCTGTCGTTTGTGTCGTAGAGCAGCCCCAGGATGTAGCAACAATTGAATCTTCGCATGAGTTTCACGGTCTGTTCCATGTTCTTGGCGGTGTAATTGCACCTCTTGAAGGAATTGGTCCTGACCAGTTGAGT
Proteins encoded in this window:
- the recR gene encoding recombination mediator RecR, which produces MNALDEITESFSRLPGIGKKSAARISNYLLRTDALFMERFSQQIANLQKRIRPCSVCGSWTENDPCPICCDSTRDRSVVCVVEQPQDVATIESSHEFHGLFHVLGGVIAPLEGIGPDQLSIPRLCERVKSEGIKEVIIATNPTVEGDTTALYIQQILKDSGVSITRLASGLPVGGDLEYADKLTLARSFRGRSSF
- a CDS encoding YbaB/EbfC family nucleoid-associated protein, which translates into the protein MNPFEMMKNLAGMQTQLKNAQEQLSNITATGSSGGNMVVVTLNGKFELVDIKLDPICVDNRDIPMLQDLILSAFHDASQKIQEQIKSSLGPMLAGMNM
- the dnaX gene encoding DNA polymerase III subunit gamma/tau codes for the protein MAYEVTATRRRPQNFESLVGQEFVAETLKNSIQSGKIAHAYLFSGPRGCGKTSTARILARALNCEKGPTASPCGQCPACREIAAGSSLDVIEIDGASNTSVNDIRQIKDEVLFPPNSCRYKIYIIDEVHMLSTSAFNALLKTIEEPPPYVIFIFATTELQKVPATIKSRCQQFNFRLVPVEKVKEQLAAAASEAGIKADDEALYWIAREATGSMRDSYTLFDQVAAFSDGEITYEKIRDKLGLVGVDRLNELFSLCVDSNSTDALLKLDEYLQNGVSIEQLISNCTDYLRSLLLIKSGVKKESLLGQSAERYSEKVISAWNSVQMERALGIFLQLYRDIRYSLSPRYEFELAVSRLCWLKDYVSAVEVKKAVDAVKPLLMRTAAPSAAVRKAEPAQSQTVRPVSAAKMPGGMPTFSALDEESDESGPTGESEGPFDIGGAEPPETNSARGSSWSNISDSEAFVSDEAAPEDMPPVSEETVHASGIDASSVEKLRETLISDLSVTDGMLASNLMQTMDWKLEGDEVSAVTENKFEHMQIMQSAAKIADCISQAYGRRISFKILYREKSVQNSVGKLPEEVEILRDVFKGSIIGGA